A single window of Magnetococcus marinus MC-1 DNA harbors:
- a CDS encoding type II toxin-antitoxin system RelE/ParE family toxin codes for MKPAVFTPQGRRDLQGAAKDLGNENPMAARALREAIKKATRLLGEYPFAGQERTDITSRDVRFLVVHGFEYVIVYDPYPSPAEIQRVLHTKRDLNAILDEDR; via the coding sequence ATGAAGCCTGCCGTTTTTACTCCTCAAGGACGGCGAGATCTTCAAGGGGCCGCCAAAGATCTTGGAAATGAAAACCCCATGGCTGCTCGAGCGCTACGAGAGGCTATTAAAAAGGCAACCCGGCTACTTGGTGAATATCCATTCGCGGGTCAAGAGCGTACCGATATCACTTCCCGCGATGTGAGGTTTTTAGTCGTCCATGGGTTTGAATATGTGATCGTTTATGACCCCTACCCTTCACCAGCAGAAATTCAACGTGTGCTGCATACCAAACGGGATCTGAATGCCATATTGGATGAGGATCGCTAA
- a CDS encoding ORF6N domain-containing protein, producing MMTIQNEMQMVTVGETALSVIEYKGSRVVTFAMVDQVHQRPEGTAKRNFHDNRPRFEENVDFAKISKDEFRTDLWESFGFSKFASSGILLTQTGYLMLVKSFTDDLAWQVQRELVNRYFQAAPTSTAHQLYLMAKANWEQEQRLSQIAELQHNQQQQLDALAQRQSDMDGDTGYMTALAYCRKESIPAPLAYAKQLGIKASEMCRNLAIRMGQVPDERWGSVNSYPIEILRECHQGMKGA from the coding sequence ATGATGACGATTCAAAACGAAATGCAGATGGTAACCGTCGGTGAAACAGCTCTATCGGTTATCGAATATAAAGGCAGCCGTGTTGTCACCTTTGCCATGGTGGATCAGGTTCATCAGCGGCCAGAAGGGACGGCCAAACGCAACTTTCACGACAACCGTCCTCGATTTGAAGAGAACGTTGATTTTGCCAAAATATCGAAGGACGAATTTCGTACCGACCTATGGGAATCCTTTGGATTCAGCAAGTTTGCATCTTCTGGAATTCTCCTGACCCAGACAGGCTACCTCATGCTGGTAAAATCCTTCACGGACGACTTGGCATGGCAGGTCCAGCGAGAACTGGTAAATCGCTACTTTCAGGCGGCACCCACCTCCACGGCCCACCAGCTCTATCTGATGGCCAAGGCCAACTGGGAACAGGAGCAGAGACTGAGCCAGATTGCGGAGCTGCAGCATAATCAACAGCAGCAGTTGGATGCATTGGCGCAACGCCAATCAGACATGGACGGCGATACCGGGTATATGACCGCATTGGCCTATTGCCGCAAAGAGAGTATCCCTGCACCTCTCGCTTATGCCAAGCAACTGGGCATAAAGGCATCTGAGATGTGTCGGAACCTCGCCATTCGTATGGGACAGGTCCCCGATGAGCGCTGGGGGTCGGTCAATAGTTATCCCATAGAGATCCTCCGTGAATGCCACCAGGGTATGAAAGGGGCATGA
- a CDS encoding DUF6511 domain-containing protein: MAMAWTRRKSTWHDPDWGWIKLPPGLRTRRVGLAALNCKERSLFQRHLKRHSSHVLIWLLRKVRAVPEDLILEVHNMVDATELEKAAMAAALPSLGEYVASIGMQRPLAEYSKEEVLTMVEVVITAYQDYMASAKPDEIPF; this comes from the coding sequence ATGGCCATGGCATGGACACGCCGAAAGAGCACCTGGCACGACCCGGATTGGGGATGGATCAAGTTGCCGCCTGGTTTGCGCACCCGCCGGGTAGGGCTGGCAGCCTTGAACTGTAAGGAGCGGTCACTCTTTCAGCGTCATTTAAAACGTCACTCCTCACACGTTCTGATCTGGCTGTTACGCAAGGTTAGAGCTGTGCCGGAGGATCTGATTTTGGAGGTTCACAACATGGTGGATGCCACTGAGTTGGAAAAAGCTGCCATGGCCGCCGCACTCCCCTCTCTTGGGGAGTATGTGGCCAGCATTGGTATGCAGCGCCCTTTGGCGGAGTACAGCAAAGAGGAAGTGCTCACGATGGTGGAGGTGGTTATCACTGCCTACCAAGATTACATGGCCAGCGCCAAGCCGGATGAGATTCCGTTTTAA
- a CDS encoding crossover junction endodeoxyribonuclease RuvC encodes MATQSLPHRGTDENRTVLALDLGTQLGWALHHPDGTITSGTVSFKLGRFEGGGMQWVRFKAWLDEMHFTSDVGQILFEEVRRHIGTTAAHVYGGFLAHLTAWAEHHEVPYMGVPVGSIKKSATGKGNASKEQVIHAMKHLGYAPEDDNEADALALLHWQIDQGGAR; translated from the coding sequence ATGGCTACTCAGAGTTTGCCCCATCGGGGCACAGATGAAAACAGGACAGTGTTGGCCCTGGATCTTGGTACCCAGTTGGGGTGGGCGCTGCACCACCCCGATGGGACCATCACCAGCGGCACGGTGTCGTTCAAGCTGGGCAGGTTTGAAGGGGGCGGTATGCAGTGGGTCAGGTTCAAAGCCTGGCTAGATGAGATGCACTTCACCAGCGATGTAGGACAGATCCTGTTTGAGGAGGTGCGCAGGCATATCGGAACGACAGCAGCCCATGTGTATGGCGGGTTCCTGGCCCATCTCACAGCCTGGGCAGAGCACCACGAGGTGCCCTACATGGGGGTACCCGTGGGCAGCATCAAAAAATCTGCTACGGGCAAAGGCAACGCCAGCAAGGAGCAGGTTATCCATGCCATGAAGCATCTGGGCTATGCTCCGGAGGATGACAACGAGGCCGACGCTTTGGCCCTGCTGCATTGGCAGATCGACCAGGGAGGTGCGCGATGA
- a CDS encoding AAA family ATPase — MNNGAPYLDFNDAGGQQEFSSVAEQHHEKEEIKARLQSQIESVLYHLLPAGKVRHGQFFIGDVEGNPGESMKVELTGEKAGVWYDHAAGSGGDILDLWARSRGMDTRTQFRDVMDDVRGWLGESVRLPPVSMQPTQRREPPMDELGPHTGKWDYFDTNGQLLVCVYRYDPPGRRKQFRPLDVRTGKWQSPAVTPLYNLPGIMQAAEVVLVEGEKSAQALIEAGIPATTSMGSKGQINRADWSVLQGKRVIIWPDRDKAGWEYAQLASQAARNAGVREVSILTPPEEKPEKWDAADAMAEGMDVRAFIHGTPRQKPQTRKRRIRLMDWTFDRYDGPPPPREWLVEGVLPLGVPGMVAAIGGAGKSMLLLDLCIKVAQIHTGNPIPTEALGGPLVPIEGTAVMLTAEDDQDEIHRRLNLLVGDLPDPRRLIVIPLPNAGGAMPLVAMGREGPVLTDAYEEMRQELLEIPDLRLVVIDPLQSFAGGDVNSDPAAGSMFFAGLGRIAAETGATTLVAHHFKKVGSKPIHSASEAREAIRGTTALVDGGRWSYALWEASQDESIKICTQLQRSYERDSVFNGAVVKSNWPVDKAVRVYVRESSTGLLQDRSVDLAMRISGNEDLSKSLVMALGKAASNGQPFTKTGGNGVFERRSELPGDLQAFSKHKIAELIDSLLRTGRLVQCVAPGSHIKKWLDVPGGEFALGVGEFQLGSGAE; from the coding sequence ATGAATAATGGGGCTCCATATCTCGATTTCAATGATGCCGGTGGGCAACAGGAGTTTTCCTCTGTTGCAGAACAGCATCATGAAAAGGAGGAGATCAAAGCACGTTTGCAGAGCCAGATTGAGTCGGTGCTGTATCACCTTCTGCCTGCCGGGAAGGTTCGTCATGGGCAGTTCTTCATCGGCGATGTGGAGGGCAACCCCGGTGAAAGTATGAAGGTAGAACTGACCGGCGAAAAGGCTGGGGTCTGGTACGACCATGCCGCAGGTTCGGGTGGCGACATCCTGGACCTGTGGGCCCGGTCACGAGGCATGGACACCCGCACCCAGTTCCGTGACGTCATGGATGATGTGCGCGGCTGGCTGGGAGAGTCCGTGAGATTACCACCTGTTTCGATGCAACCAACTCAACGGCGTGAACCCCCCATGGATGAGCTGGGGCCCCATACCGGTAAGTGGGACTATTTCGATACCAATGGCCAACTACTGGTCTGTGTCTACCGTTACGATCCTCCGGGCCGCCGAAAGCAGTTCCGCCCTCTGGATGTGCGCACCGGCAAGTGGCAGTCGCCAGCGGTGACGCCCCTCTACAACCTACCTGGAATCATGCAAGCCGCTGAGGTGGTGCTGGTCGAAGGGGAAAAGAGCGCCCAGGCGCTCATCGAAGCGGGAATCCCGGCCACCACCTCCATGGGCTCCAAGGGACAGATCAACCGTGCCGATTGGAGTGTTCTCCAGGGAAAGCGGGTAATCATCTGGCCCGACCGGGACAAGGCAGGATGGGAGTACGCCCAATTGGCTTCACAGGCCGCCAGAAACGCGGGTGTTCGGGAAGTATCCATTCTCACTCCACCGGAGGAGAAACCTGAAAAATGGGATGCCGCTGATGCCATGGCTGAAGGGATGGATGTGCGTGCTTTCATCCATGGAACACCACGTCAGAAACCACAGACCCGGAAACGCCGCATCCGACTGATGGATTGGACCTTCGACCGTTATGACGGCCCACCCCCGCCACGGGAGTGGTTGGTTGAGGGTGTTCTTCCCCTCGGAGTGCCCGGCATGGTCGCCGCCATCGGTGGAGCAGGAAAAAGCATGCTGTTGTTGGACCTTTGCATCAAGGTGGCTCAGATACATACAGGGAATCCCATTCCCACAGAGGCGCTGGGAGGTCCTTTGGTCCCTATTGAAGGTACAGCGGTCATGCTCACCGCTGAGGACGATCAAGATGAGATCCACAGACGACTCAATCTGCTTGTTGGAGATCTTCCAGATCCCAGAAGGCTGATTGTGATTCCACTGCCCAATGCAGGTGGTGCTATGCCCCTTGTCGCCATGGGTCGTGAAGGCCCTGTACTCACTGATGCCTACGAGGAGATGCGTCAGGAGCTATTGGAAATCCCAGACCTGCGATTAGTGGTCATCGATCCACTCCAAAGCTTTGCAGGCGGAGATGTCAATAGTGACCCCGCCGCAGGGTCCATGTTCTTTGCTGGGTTGGGCCGCATTGCTGCTGAAACAGGGGCAACCACATTAGTAGCGCACCATTTCAAGAAAGTGGGTAGCAAACCCATTCACAGCGCCAGTGAAGCCAGAGAAGCAATCCGTGGCACCACTGCCCTAGTTGACGGTGGGCGCTGGTCTTACGCCCTATGGGAAGCCTCACAGGATGAATCCATCAAGATCTGCACCCAATTGCAACGCAGTTATGAACGTGACTCTGTGTTCAATGGTGCGGTGGTCAAAAGCAACTGGCCAGTTGATAAAGCAGTTAGGGTCTATGTTCGCGAATCATCGACAGGGTTACTACAAGATCGTTCAGTTGACCTCGCTATGCGCATCAGTGGCAATGAAGATTTAAGTAAAAGTCTTGTCATGGCTCTGGGTAAAGCAGCATCCAATGGCCAACCATTCACGAAAACTGGCGGCAATGGTGTCTTTGAACGCAGATCAGAGCTTCCAGGCGACTTACAGGCGTTTTCCAAGCATAAGATAGCAGAGTTGATTGACTCCTTATTGCGAACAGGACGGCTAGTGCAGTGCGTAGCACCGGGTAGTCATATCAAAAAATGGCTCGATGTTCCGGGGGGTGAGTTTGCACTTGGCGTCGGTGAATTTCAGCTGGGATCTGGAGCTGAATGA
- a CDS encoding type II toxin-antitoxin system ParD family antitoxin has translation MATNVSLTPELESFARSCVESGRFNSVSEVVRQALRRLKEDEERRTKFDAMLDAVKEEAQREGTYTADQVLEEMDEIIDRVSK, from the coding sequence ATGGCCACCAACGTTAGTTTGACCCCCGAACTGGAATCCTTCGCCCGCTCTTGTGTCGAGAGCGGTCGTTTCAATAGCGTCAGCGAGGTAGTACGCCAGGCCCTACGTCGCCTTAAAGAGGATGAGGAACGCCGCACCAAGTTTGATGCCATGCTTGATGCCGTTAAAGAAGAGGCCCAACGTGAAGGGACCTATACGGCAGATCAGGTTCTGGAAGAAATGGATGAAATTATTGATCGTGTTTCAAAATGA
- a CDS encoding hemerythrin domain-containing protein: MSDLIIPCKSGTLNFEQDLKLNVPSIDKQHEQLFLLAIGVSHAIQAGADEESIRVSALELEAYVQEHLSFEERLLASNNYPQLNSHKLAHSRFVKTNSELQKSLESCSAGTCIKQAPKLFDMLTEWLSDHILRVDRMAVDFMTSNEVAPKPRNARFKLSGRALIEFEGGGGMTGRLENISQSSLFLHIPPPIPAWIKEKTKAKIQLMPLDQKNSRPCTVIRIEPERGIALEITGQLSTSNIYQIAQQTP; this comes from the coding sequence ATGTCTGATCTCATTATCCCATGTAAATCTGGCACGCTTAATTTTGAACAAGATTTGAAATTAAACGTCCCTAGCATTGACAAGCAGCACGAACAGCTTTTTCTGTTGGCAATTGGGGTTAGTCATGCAATTCAAGCTGGCGCAGACGAAGAAAGCATTAGAGTCAGTGCACTTGAGCTAGAGGCATATGTTCAAGAACATCTTAGTTTTGAAGAAAGGCTATTAGCCAGCAATAATTATCCTCAGCTCAATAGCCACAAATTAGCCCATTCGCGGTTTGTAAAAACGAACAGCGAATTGCAAAAGTCATTAGAAAGCTGTTCTGCGGGTACTTGCATTAAGCAGGCACCAAAACTATTTGATATGCTTACAGAGTGGCTAAGCGACCATATTTTGAGAGTGGATCGCATGGCTGTTGATTTCATGACTTCTAATGAAGTAGCCCCTAAGCCAAGGAATGCTAGGTTTAAGTTATCAGGCCGAGCATTAATCGAATTTGAGGGAGGGGGGGGCATGACAGGCAGATTAGAAAACATTAGCCAGTCAAGCTTGTTCTTGCATATTCCTCCGCCGATACCTGCTTGGATTAAGGAAAAAACCAAAGCCAAAATTCAACTCATGCCACTGGATCAGAAAAACAGCCGCCCTTGCACTGTTATACGGATTGAGCCAGAAAGAGGTATCGCCTTAGAGATTACTGGCCAACTTTCAACATCTAATATTTACCAAATCGCACAGCAAACTCCATAG
- a CDS encoding D-Ala-D-Ala carboxypeptidase family metallohydrolase produces MSEQSWPHFSHTELECHCGCGSQEMDPEFMERLEDLRGAYDKPMPVTSAYRCPNHNASVSKTGPSGPHTTGMAVDIQVAGEDAHKLMTLALYHGFTGVGVRQRGPHQARFLHLDTLEADTNRPRPTIWSY; encoded by the coding sequence ATGTCTGAACAAAGTTGGCCCCATTTCAGTCACACAGAGCTTGAATGTCACTGCGGCTGCGGCTCCCAAGAGATGGACCCAGAATTTATGGAGCGCCTGGAGGATCTGCGGGGGGCATACGACAAGCCCATGCCCGTCACCAGCGCATACCGTTGTCCCAATCATAACGCCTCCGTTTCCAAAACTGGCCCCAGCGGTCCCCACACTACCGGGATGGCTGTGGATATTCAGGTTGCCGGTGAGGATGCCCACAAGCTGATGACCTTGGCCCTTTACCACGGATTCACAGGGGTGGGCGTTCGGCAAAGAGGCCCTCATCAAGCCCGCTTCCTCCACCTGGATACTCTGGAAGCCGATACCAACCGCCCCCGTCCTACGATCTGGAGTTATTAA
- a CDS encoding PD-(D/E)XK nuclease family protein encodes MTMLDYNHNGGEFASAINHLIDVALEDENHQQTPRTYLGASRLGVACERALQFEYAHAPKDTGKDFDGQLLRIFAAGHLFEDMAIRWLRMAGFELFTTKGNRPNGEQFGFEAAGGRIQGHVDGIIVSGPNSITMGYPCLWECKSLNNKSWNDTVKRGLALSKPVYAAQVAIYQAYMEPQVGGISANPALFTAINKDTSEIHHELVPFDAPLAQKMSDRAVRIIKATEAHELLPRISRESTHFQCRMCSWADRCWSLSA; translated from the coding sequence ATGACCATGTTGGATTATAACCACAATGGAGGAGAGTTCGCCTCTGCCATCAATCACCTGATCGATGTCGCTCTGGAAGACGAAAACCACCAACAGACACCTCGCACCTACCTGGGCGCATCCCGTTTAGGAGTGGCTTGTGAACGGGCGCTGCAGTTTGAGTACGCCCATGCTCCCAAGGATACGGGGAAGGATTTTGATGGGCAGCTCCTGCGCATTTTCGCCGCTGGACACCTGTTTGAGGATATGGCGATTCGCTGGCTGCGCATGGCTGGATTCGAGCTCTTCACCACCAAGGGTAATCGCCCTAATGGCGAGCAGTTCGGCTTCGAAGCCGCTGGCGGTCGGATTCAGGGCCACGTAGACGGGATCATCGTGTCTGGCCCAAACAGCATCACCATGGGTTACCCCTGTCTATGGGAGTGCAAGTCCCTCAACAATAAATCCTGGAATGACACTGTAAAGCGCGGGTTGGCCCTCTCCAAGCCGGTATACGCAGCCCAGGTCGCCATCTATCAGGCATATATGGAGCCCCAGGTAGGGGGCATCTCGGCCAACCCGGCGCTGTTCACCGCCATCAACAAGGATACGTCCGAAATCCATCACGAACTGGTGCCTTTTGATGCCCCACTTGCGCAGAAGATGTCCGATCGCGCTGTGCGCATTATCAAAGCCACAGAGGCCCATGAGCTACTACCCCGGATCAGCCGGGAATCGACACACTTCCAGTGCCGTATGTGTAGCTGGGCAGATCGCTGCTGGAGTCTATCAGCATGA
- a CDS encoding integration host factor subunit alpha, which translates to MTMTKADIVQTVYHRLGLSKKESADVVESVFELIRSQLESGEPVKISGFGGFSIRDKKPRQGRNPKTGEDVEISARRVVTFKASQILLDRVNKGPS; encoded by the coding sequence GTGACCATGACCAAAGCGGATATCGTTCAGACTGTTTACCATCGGCTTGGTCTGTCCAAGAAAGAGTCTGCTGACGTCGTGGAGTCGGTTTTTGAGCTTATCCGCAGCCAACTGGAAAGTGGTGAGCCTGTTAAGATCTCCGGCTTTGGTGGCTTCAGTATACGGGATAAAAAACCCCGCCAGGGTCGCAACCCAAAAACAGGGGAAGATGTGGAGATATCAGCGCGCCGCGTTGTAACTTTCAAGGCCAGCCAGATCCTGTTGGATCGTGTGAATAAGGGCCCGAGCTGA
- a CDS encoding transposase translates to MIFNRPLPFISAFVEEIDGALREQHTHSVGMSVCQRSWFGFCIMAIMLTNSICWAQFERAGLGRYGLGALAWMFRSSKIPWERLFQMSVRVVLRRHGITHGVLVVDDTDKRRAKVTTRISHVHKMRDKSSGGYLFGQQIVFLLLVADMVTIPVGFAFYRPDPARTVWRKEVKAQKRKGILKSKRPVEPARNPDYPTKPELALRLLRQFKQWHAVVQVKAILADALYGAADFVDQGSSLYAGIQCVSQLRKNQKVRFLSRDLTVEEFFQRYPGVTGRLPVRGGENRAIVFRSARIHVKAHGVKRFVIALKYDGEQDYRYLFASDLTWRTEDILKVFTLRWLIEVFFQDWKAHEGWGNLTKLQGDEGSSQGLILSLMVDHCLLVQPDQLAQLKHKQPAFTVGSLINHIKADNLVALIHDLLNANAPEQELTQLADVLAKQFRLNLSEKHMVGRDLGRQAPSASLKYKTALA, encoded by the coding sequence ATGATTTTCAATCGACCTCTGCCATTTATCAGCGCCTTTGTTGAAGAGATTGATGGAGCCCTGCGGGAGCAGCATACGCATTCGGTTGGGATGAGCGTCTGCCAGCGGAGCTGGTTTGGTTTCTGCATCATGGCGATCATGCTGACCAACTCGATCTGCTGGGCACAGTTTGAGCGGGCTGGGTTGGGACGCTACGGCCTCGGGGCACTGGCTTGGATGTTTCGGAGTTCCAAGATTCCCTGGGAGCGGCTGTTTCAGATGAGCGTTCGGGTTGTTTTGCGTCGCCATGGGATCACGCATGGTGTGCTGGTGGTCGATGACACGGACAAAAGGCGGGCCAAGGTCACGACCCGCATCTCACATGTCCACAAGATGAGGGACAAGAGCAGCGGCGGTTATCTTTTTGGCCAGCAAATTGTCTTTTTGCTTTTGGTGGCCGACATGGTGACGATTCCGGTCGGGTTTGCGTTTTATCGTCCAGACCCGGCACGGACGGTTTGGCGCAAGGAAGTCAAAGCGCAGAAGCGCAAAGGGATTCTGAAAAGCAAGCGCCCAGTTGAACCGGCCAGGAACCCGGACTATCCGACAAAACCAGAATTGGCACTGCGATTGTTGCGGCAGTTCAAGCAGTGGCATGCTGTGGTGCAGGTCAAGGCGATCCTGGCTGATGCACTTTATGGAGCTGCTGATTTTGTAGACCAAGGGTCATCCCTGTATGCTGGCATCCAATGCGTCAGTCAGTTGAGGAAGAACCAGAAGGTCCGTTTCCTGAGCCGGGATCTGACTGTTGAGGAATTTTTCCAGCGCTATCCCGGTGTAACGGGGAGGCTCCCGGTCCGAGGTGGAGAGAACAGGGCCATCGTGTTTCGCAGCGCCCGCATCCATGTGAAAGCACATGGCGTGAAGCGCTTTGTTATTGCATTGAAATATGACGGAGAACAAGATTATCGATACCTGTTTGCCTCCGACTTGACGTGGCGAACGGAAGATATCCTGAAGGTGTTCACCTTGAGGTGGCTGATCGAGGTGTTTTTCCAGGACTGGAAGGCCCACGAGGGCTGGGGGAATCTGACCAAGCTTCAAGGTGACGAAGGATCAAGCCAAGGCCTGATCCTGAGCCTGATGGTTGATCATTGTCTCCTGGTCCAACCAGACCAACTGGCCCAGTTGAAACACAAACAACCCGCGTTCACTGTGGGAAGCCTGATCAATCACATCAAGGCCGACAACCTAGTGGCACTCATTCACGATCTATTGAACGCAAATGCACCAGAGCAGGAATTGACCCAATTGGCCGACGTACTGGCTAAACAGTTCAGGCTGAACCTCTCGGAAAAACACATGGTTGGGCGTGATCTGGGGCGGCAGGCCCCATCAGCGTCGCTCAAGTATAAAACTGCGTTGGCGTGA
- a CDS encoding HNH endonuclease, with protein MNEEKPARKVCKKCGKDKPIADFPSRFYKDKQKLYISGHCAECELERCRLKSRKRTKVQRQAERRRINENKGRQYHTIDEVQAEALERQEARHAKRDATEAWNRWVYQTAPDWWLNAFYASKGTPWSDHRLSVADRYRIRYQRDPEFRTNERVRSQAYKHDNPERVSQWSGGQSRVMDQHDGTMEKGSAMALLKEFDECPYCGEDLIASNSTLDHMDPIASGGIHGVSNLVVACDQCNRSKGSTPFMDWVETLSQPYRDNALMTYWQKQLLAPGKIARDLERCKIDGFRVSA; from the coding sequence ATGAACGAAGAGAAACCAGCACGCAAGGTCTGTAAAAAGTGTGGCAAAGATAAGCCCATTGCTGACTTCCCGTCGCGTTTCTACAAAGACAAGCAGAAACTTTATATCAGTGGGCATTGTGCTGAGTGTGAACTCGAAAGGTGCAGGCTTAAGAGTAGAAAGCGCACAAAGGTGCAACGGCAGGCAGAACGGCGCCGGATCAATGAGAACAAAGGCCGACAATATCATACTATTGACGAGGTCCAGGCAGAAGCATTAGAGCGGCAAGAAGCCAGACATGCCAAACGGGATGCGACTGAGGCTTGGAACCGCTGGGTATATCAGACAGCTCCAGATTGGTGGCTGAACGCCTTCTATGCGTCGAAGGGTACTCCCTGGTCGGATCATCGTTTATCTGTCGCAGATCGATATCGGATTCGCTATCAAAGAGATCCTGAGTTCAGAACCAATGAACGTGTACGTAGTCAGGCTTACAAGCATGACAACCCAGAGAGAGTATCGCAGTGGAGCGGTGGTCAAAGCCGTGTGATGGATCAACATGACGGTACCATGGAGAAAGGGTCTGCCATGGCATTGCTGAAAGAGTTTGATGAGTGTCCATACTGCGGTGAGGATTTAATAGCTTCAAATAGCACGCTTGACCATATGGATCCCATTGCAAGTGGTGGTATCCATGGTGTGAGTAACTTGGTTGTGGCATGTGACCAGTGCAATAGATCAAAAGGATCCACACCCTTTATGGATTGGGTCGAGACGCTTTCACAACCCTATCGAGATAATGCCTTGATGACCTATTGGCAGAAGCAATTGTTGGCCCCTGGAAAAATCGCACGGGACCTGGAACGCTGTAAAATCGATGGGTTCCGTGTGAGCGCTTGA
- a CDS encoding DUF6362 family protein: protein MPKRKWDAPAVAKRMEEAANTMKRLPEDGVRPRGHSSSWPPFLREYWESYGMQDVKVRLGPPTPDAIDRMDEALSWLHTLEPDQAKLVWLRAEKVPWKFIMAQLGVCRETARQRYLIAMATLSAKLNQQKNA from the coding sequence ATGCCTAAGAGGAAGTGGGATGCGCCTGCTGTGGCCAAACGGATGGAAGAGGCTGCCAACACCATGAAACGCCTGCCGGAGGATGGGGTGCGTCCCCGTGGGCACAGCTCCTCTTGGCCTCCCTTCTTGCGTGAGTATTGGGAAAGCTATGGAATGCAGGACGTGAAGGTTCGTCTGGGGCCGCCCACCCCAGACGCCATCGACCGCATGGATGAAGCTCTGTCGTGGCTGCACACTCTGGAGCCAGATCAGGCCAAGTTGGTGTGGTTGCGGGCTGAAAAGGTGCCGTGGAAGTTCATCATGGCTCAGCTCGGTGTCTGCAGGGAGACTGCGCGTCAGCGCTACTTGATCGCCATGGCCACTCTTTCAGCCAAACTCAATCAACAAAAAAATGCCTAG
- a CDS encoding endonuclease: MTISAIAQAADPQIPHRIASFSEAKKLLPKVFEGHRTTFYCGCSYTKHKEVRSGACGYQPRKNPKRGSRIEWEHVVPAHAFGHTRQCWREPICTTKKSKAYKGRRCCAKVDPVFEAMESDLHNLVPAVGELNGDRSNRSFSMVAGEPRAYGACDFEIDWDTDRVEPRPEVRGDIARTYFYMNASYGLPISKKQRRLFDVWNREDPVDDWERERNRRIERIQGNANPFIQ, encoded by the coding sequence ATGACCATCTCGGCCATCGCCCAAGCTGCTGATCCTCAAATCCCCCATCGCATTGCTTCGTTCAGCGAAGCTAAAAAGCTTCTCCCCAAAGTCTTTGAAGGCCACCGCACTACATTTTACTGCGGCTGTAGCTATACCAAGCATAAGGAAGTTCGGTCGGGAGCATGCGGCTATCAGCCCCGCAAAAATCCTAAGCGGGGTAGTCGCATTGAATGGGAACACGTTGTTCCTGCTCACGCCTTTGGCCATACCCGTCAGTGCTGGCGAGAGCCAATCTGTACAACCAAAAAAAGCAAAGCTTACAAAGGCCGTAGATGCTGCGCCAAGGTTGATCCCGTCTTTGAAGCGATGGAGTCTGATCTCCACAATCTGGTCCCTGCAGTAGGCGAACTCAACGGCGACCGCAGCAACCGGTCATTTTCTATGGTCGCAGGTGAGCCCAGAGCCTACGGAGCCTGTGATTTTGAGATCGACTGGGACACCGACCGTGTTGAGCCCCGCCCCGAAGTGCGTGGTGATATTGCTCGGACCTATTTCTACATGAATGCCTCATACGGGCTGCCAATCAGCAAAAAGCAGAGGCGGCTCTTTGACGTTTGGAACAGGGAAGATCCAGTCGATGACTGGGAACGTGAACGGAATCGTAGGATAGAACGGATACAGGGTAACGCAAATCCCTTTATCCAGTAG